In one Drosophila pseudoobscura strain MV-25-SWS-2005 chromosome X, UCI_Dpse_MV25, whole genome shotgun sequence genomic region, the following are encoded:
- the LOC4812478 gene encoding uncharacterized protein: MASNNNTSSSSPTDLDSQVNVEDLPITFKVKYIGSEVARGLWGIKYTRRPVDHMVGVAKNLPPNKVLPNCDLTVSVTGVQLEIISPKASINNWSHPIDTISYGVQDLVYTRVFAMIVVKDDASPHPYDVHAFVCDSRAMARRLTFALAAAFQDYSRRVKEAAGDDQIDTITPARQKFAIDLRTPEEIQAGEMDQETEA; this comes from the exons ATGgcctccaacaacaacaccagcagcagcagccccaccGACCTGGACAGCCAGGTCAATGTGGAGGATTTGCCCATAACCTTCAAG GTCAAGTACATTGGCTCGGAGGTGGCGCGCGGCCTGTGGGGCATCAAGTACACACGCCGGCCGGTCGACCATATGGTGGGCGTGGCCAAGAACCTGCCGCCCAACAAGGTGCTGCCCAACTGCGACCTGACGGTCTCCGTGACGGGCGTCCAGCTGGAGATCATATCGCCGAAGGCGAGCATCAACAACTGGTCCCACCCGATCGACACGATCTCCTACGGCGTACAGGATCTGGTGTACACGCGAGTGTTCGCCATGATCGTCGTCAAGGACGACGCCAGTCCGCATCCGTACGACGTGCACGCCTTCGTCTGCGACAGTCGGGCGATGGCCCGCCGGCTGACCTTCGCCCTGGCAGCCGCCTTCCAGGACTACTCGCGGCGCGTCAAGGAGGCGGCCGGCGATGACCAGATCGATACCATAACCCCGGCACGCCAGAAGTTCGCCATCGATCTGCGCACCCCCGAGGAGATACAGGCCGGCGAAATGGACCAGGAAACGGAGGCGTAG